Genomic DNA from Melioribacteraceae bacterium 4301-Me:
TGAGAAGCAATTCTTTGTAGTTCTCCCATTATTACTCTTATGTATTGAACTCTTTCTGGTACTTCTATACCAAGCAATTTTTCAACAGTAACAACGTAGCCGAAGTTATTATACATAGAAGCCAAATAATCCATCCTATCCGTATAGGGGATTACTTGGGGATAGGTCATTGCTTCAGCATGTTTTTCAAAGCAACGATGCAGGTAACCTATATGAGGCGTTACATTTTTTATTAATTCACCTTCGAGTTCTAATTCTAAGCGTAAAACTCCATGGGTGGAAGGATGCTGAGGACCCATGTTTAAAATCATATGTTCTGTTTTAAGTGCCATTTTGAGCTAAAAATTAAATCGCCATTTATCTATAAATTTACTGCAATCTTTTTTATGAACAACCATAATTAGAACAATTAAACTTTTATAAGGAACAAAAGGCAAAATCACCTAATAGGGTACTTTCATTCCCTGATAAAATTCCGGATTCTTATAATCTTTTCTTAATGGATGACCTGCCTCCCAATCATAAGGCATTAAAATTCTTCTTAAATCTGGGTGATGTAAAAATCTAATTCCAATTAAATCAAATGCCTCTCTTTCATGCCAGTCAGCTGTTTTCCAAACTGATTCGACAGATTCGACCTCAGGATTTTCTCTTGAGGTAGAGACTTTAAGAGTAATTTTATGTTTCAAAGGAATAGAATAAAGATGGTAGTAAACACTTAATGTTCCGCCTTTGATTGATTCTGTGCCGTCTTCATCTTTTACTCTTTCACCGTTTGCATCATCAACACCGGATAGGCACATTAGGCTGTCAAATTTTAACTCCTCGTTATCTCTTAAAAATAAAGCAACTTTATGAATTTGAAGCGGGTCAACCAAAACAATGGGTTCAACAGGTAAAGCTTTATCTAAAGTTAAAATAGCTTCGCCAAATTCTTTTTTCAGTAGTTCGTAAATTTCCTCAGGAGTTTTCATGCAGACTTTTTTCTTAACGATTCATTTCTAATTTTTTCTTGCAGTTTTAATAATCCTTCTAACAAAGCTTCGGGACGAGGTGGGCAGCCTGGAACGTACACATCAACAGGAATAACTCTATCTACACCTTTAAGCACATGATAGCCGTGTTCCCAGTAAGGACCGCCGCAATTTGAACAGCTCCCCATAGATATAATATACTTCGGGTCGGGCATCTGTTCATACAGCCTTTTAATTCTTAAAGCCATTTTTAAAGTAACAGTCCCTGAAATTATAATTGCATCAGCTTGTCTCGGCGTATTTCGGGGCATTACACCAAATCTATCGAAATCATAGTGTGAAGCTGAAGTTGCCATCATTTCAATTGCACAACATGCAAGACCGAAACCAAGCTGCCAAATCGAAGATAATCTTGCCCAGTTCATTAAATCTTCGACTTTGGCAATCACAATATTATCTTCTGAAAATTCTTTATCTAAAAGTCCCATCGTATTCTAATTTGATTCTAATTGAATATTAGTTTCTTTATTGTTGTCAGCCAGCTTTTTTAATTTAGGTGGAACTATTTTTGGTCGCGCCCATTCTAAATCTCCCTTACGCCACTCATAAGCCATTCCAAGTCCAAGAATTAGTAAAAATATTAATCCTGCCAAAAAACCATAAATACCATATTCCTTGTAACTTAATGCCCAGGGGAATAATAGTACTACTTCAACGTCGAAAATTAGAAAAATTAAAGCTACAACATAAAATCTAATATTAAACCTAACCCAAGGCGAACCTTTGGAGTCCTCTCCGCATTCATAAATTTTTAGTTTTTCAAAGGTCTTTCTATTTGGTCTGATTAATTTGGCGAACAAAATAGCTATAATTACAAAAATTATTGCTAATAATATGAAGACGAAGATTTTTCCGAATTCTGTAAGCATAAGACTGTAAAAAAAGTTGCGCTTAAAATAAAACTTGTTTGTCTTAATGTCAAGAAAAGTGGGGTGGTTATAAGTTGGAGTAACATTTTAAAAAATCAATCTGTTATTTTTACGAGAATCTCTGCTGAGTTTACAAAGTTTCTGTGTAATTAGTGCCTTGTTTTTAAGAATTTTACTTTTTAGTTAACACTTCGCAACTAAAAAATATTTTTGGGGGAGTGTCTTAAAGTTACATCTGTTTTCATTTTTGTGCGGTTATTTTTATTTGTAAATTTTCTCACTCTAAGGCAAACTGTTAATAGCTGAAGTCAAGTTTTTTCTAATGAAAAATTTGAGTTAAATTTTATTTTGGTTATTCATTTTTTAGTATATTTAATAAGATATGAAAATTAGGTTAACAATATTAATAATTTTTGTTCAGTTTGTTACGCATAGTAGTATACTACCGCAGAAATGGCTGAATGTTTTGGAGTCAAGTGGTCAAACAGTTTCGATTGATACTTCTAATTTGAAATTGGTCGATAACAAAATTTCAGTGCTATTCCGCACACATTACAAAGAGCCGCAAAAATTTTCTACTTTCAATGAAAAAGTAAGTATAGTTAAAACTCAAGTTCTTTTTAATGCTGAATCACAGAAATACACCGTAATAGGTAACTTATATTATGATCAAAAGTCAAAAATTTTGGGGGAATCAAATGTGCCTCTTTATGCTATATCTTCAACTAATTTTTCAGTGCCTATTAATAAGAATCCTTTGATGGCGCTTATTTACAATAAATGTTTAAGTTCTTTAAAAAGTTCTTTACCCAGAATTAATTTGAATACCGACTCGTTAAACATAATTGCAGAAAAGTATTTATCGTCAGATTCAACTTTATTTGTCACTCGTAGAGATACATTAACAAGCAGCGTAAAAGATACAGCAGAAGTTGCATCTACTAAGGAAGAATTATTACAAAACACAATTAGCGAGAATAAAGATAAGTTTAATAAAATTAATACATTAGATACATCTAATGATGCAGTAAATAAATTTAACAATCAAGAAATTCTAGCCAAAGACAAATACCAAACAGATTCAGTAATTGTTCCCACTTATACTGCAGCTCAACCAATCCAAGAAAATTATGATAGTAAGAATGAGAGTAACATTGAAGGCAATATTTTTACTGATGGTCGTTTGTATTGTTTTCAGGTATCATCATGGAGAAATCTTAGGAAAGCAGAGCAAGAAGTATCAAAATTAAAAAAGGAAGGTCATAACGCTTTTGTTGAAGAAGCAGAAATTCCTCATAGAGGCAAATGGTACAGAGTAAGGATTGGCTTTTTTCACTCGCTTAACGATGTACAGTTATATATCAAATCAATGAAAAAATAGCTGTACTGTTGTGCTTCGAGTTTATGCAAAGTAATACTCTATTTTATCATTGTTAATGGGATAGCGTTATTATTATTTTATTATTGAATTTAATTAGCTTCTAAATGTCAAATGAAGACAAAAGTTGTGATATTAATTTTATCTGCTATAGTTCTTATAATTTTTACAGCTTTGCTATTTAACAAAAGTAGTGTAAGTCAACATGGAAACCATTTAACAGCTGACTCAATTAAGTCGAAAGGAAGGGGGAATGAAACAATGAAGTACAAAGTTGTAAAGAGCGACGAAGAGTGGAAGAGGCAATTAACACCTGAACAATATCACGTGTTAAGAGAAAAAGGAACAGAACGCCCATTTAGCGGCAAGTACTATAAATTGAATGAAAAAGGTATTTATGTATGTGCAGCATGTGGAAATGAATTATTTGATTCCGACACAAAATTTGACGCTGGCTGTGGGTGGCCAAGTTATTTTAAGCCAATTAGTGATAATGCAGTTGTATATCAAAAAGATACGAGTTTTGGTATGATTCGTACGGAAGTTTTATGTGCAAAATGCGGCTCACATTTAGGTCATGTTTTTGACGATGGACCTGAGCCAACAGGTTTAAGATATTGTATCAATTCAGTCGCTTTAGAATTTGAAAAAACTGATACTGCTAAACAAACTAAGCAAGAAATTAAAAAATAATTTTATGTAATATCGTTAACACTGCTGTTTATTTCTCTTAATTATTTTTAATCTCTTCAGAAAAAAAATCTTTTACTAATTGAGCTTTGCTTTGTCCTATTATGCTGGCCAATCTTTCCTCGTCAGCAGTCTTTATCTCTTCTATGCTATTGAAGGCAGAAAGAAGTTTTTGCGCTAATTTAGGTCCAATTCCTTTTATTTGTGTTAATTCAGTCGTAAAAGTTCTTTTGTTTCTTCTTAAGCGATGGAATGTGATTGCAAAACGATGGGCTTCATCTCTAATGTGTTGCAGCAGTTTTAAGCTTGATGAAGTTTTAGGGATTGATTGAGGTTCGGGATGCTCAGGCAAATATACTTCTTCCAATCTTTTTGCTAATCCAATTATTTCGTAGTTTTTTAATCCCAGTTCGTTTAATGCTTTTATAGCAGTTGATAATTGTCCTTTGCCGCCGTCAACCATAATCAAATCGGGCATCTTTTGTTTTTCTTCAGTTAGCTTTAAGTATCTTCGAGTTATTACTTCATGCATACTGGCAAAATCATTTGGTCCGTCTACAGTTTTTATAATGAACTTACGATACAGACTTTTTTTAGGTTTAGCATCTTCAAAAACAACCATACTTGCTACGGAATCAGTACCTTGTAAGTTAGATATATCAAAGCATTCAATTTTTCTTGGCAGGTTTTTCAGGTGTAAATCTCTCTGTAAAGCAGATAACACATAAGGCACGCTGCCTTCCCTTTTCATTCTTTGAAGTTGTATTTCCTTCAGTTGAAGAATTGCATTTTGTTTACACATTGAAAGCAAGGACATAGCTTCGCTTTGTCTTTGAGGGATAACGAAACGACATTTTTTCACAGCTCTTTTATTCAGCCATTCGATTAAAGATTCGCTATCCAACGGCTCAGTTTCAATTACTATTTCTTGAGGCACTTCAACTAAGTCATTATAATAAAATTTTATTATTGCATAATAAATTTGGTTTAGCTCTTCATTTAATTCACATGAAAGATTTAGTTGTTTTTTCCCAACGAGCTTACCGTTACGAATGTTTAATATAGTAGCCGCTACATCTTTGCCTTCAAAAGCTGCGCTGATTATGTCTTTATCATTAAAATCGTTTGTTACAACTTTTTGTTTAGAAGAATAAATTTGCAATTGTTCTATTTTATCTCTCAACTCGGCAGCTTTTTCAAAATCCAGCCTTTCAGAAAATAATCCCATTTGAATTTTTAACTCGTCAATTAAATCATCTGTTTTGCCGCGCAAGACCTTTATTACTTGATTGACCATATCATTATATGATTTTTGCGAGACTAAACCTTCACAAGGTCCATCGCATTTTTTAATATGATAATCGAGGCATACTTTAAATTTCTTTTTCCTTATTGTTTCTTCATTTATATCATAATTGCAGCTTCTAATCTTAAAGATTTGGTTAATCATTCTTAAAGAGGATTTCATTTCTCGTACATTTGTATAGGGGCCGAAATATTTTGAGCCATCTTTTACTACTTCTCTTGTAGAAAAAATTCTTGGGAAGGGCTCGTTTGTAACTCGAATATAGGGGAACGATTTATCATCTTTTAAATTAACGTTATATCTTGGCTTGTATTCTTTAATAAGATTATTTTCTAAAACTAAAGCCTCTATTTCGTTATCTGTTACTATTAATTCAAAATCTTCAATTTTACTTACAAGTGCTGCGGTCTTAGGTGATTCAACTTTACTTTGGAAGTAACTTTTCACTCTATTTTTTAGGCTTTTAGCTTTACCGACATAAATTACCTTCCCTTTCTCGTTCTTAAAAAGATAAACCCCGGGCAAATGTGGGAGGTTGTCTAATTTATTTTGTATGATTTCGTTCATTAAACTCGTAAACAAAAAATATTTTTGCCCTTAATTTATAAAAAAGAAGATATGTCAGAAATATAAATTTTTGCAGATATAAGTAAATTACTCAAGTTGACCGCCCAAAATAAATTTCTTTGGAATAAGCCACTAGTTGCATTAATAATACTAATGGCTTAAATGATATAAATATCTAATTGGTAAAAATTAGTGAAATTCGCGGCAAGATAAAGTTATTAAGAATAGGCGGTCAACTTAAGCAAATAAATTTCTTATGAAAATTATTTGCTATTAAAAACATAATTTTTAGGGATTACCACGATACCTGTCTCAGAAACTGTAAATCTTTTTCTGTCGGCTTCAATATCAAAGCCAATTTCAGTACCCTCTGGTATGTTAACATTCTTATCGATTATTGTTCTTCTTATGCGTGAATGCCTTCCTATTTTGCAATTATCCATTATTATTGAATCAGTAACGTAAGTGTAGCTGTTTACTCTAACATTAAAGCCAACAATTGACCTTTCTACAAGTCCACCTGAAATAATTGTCCCATCCGATATAAGTGAATTAAAAGCTCTGCCAACTCTTTCTCCTTCGTGCGAAACTGTTTTAGCTGGGGGATACTGCAGCTGCTTTGTTCTTAATGGCCATTCATTATCGTAAAGATTGAAATGAGGATTAACACTAATTAAATCCATGCTTGCAGCGTAGTAACTATCTATGGTTCCAACGTCTACCCAATATGGAGTATCCTTCTTATTTTCATCAACAAATTTGTAAGCAAAAATATCGTAATTATTTTTAATCATATATGGAATTACATCTTTACCAAAATCATGGTTTTTAATTTTATTAGCTTCCATTTTCAAAAGAACTTCTTTAATTATATCAGCACTAAAAACATAAATGCCCATGTTGACAAAAGAAGAATTTGGGTTGTTGGGAATTGTAGGTGGATTAGAAGGCTTTTCAACGAAGGATTTTATTTTAAACTGCTCATCAATTTCAATTACACCAAATCTGTTAGCTTGTTCTTTTGGTATATCAATAGCTGAGATGGTCAAATGTGCTTTTTTTTCGATGTGATATTGAATCATTTTCAAATAATCCATCTTATAGATATGATCACCTGAAAGTAGCAACACCCATTCATAAGGTTCATCTTCAATTAGATTTAAGTTTTGGTGAATTGCGTTTGCTGTACCAAGGTACCAATTATTACTTATCTTAAATTGCGGAGGGACAGAGTAAATAAACTCATTTAACTCTGGATTAAAAATATTCCATGCTTCGTACAAATGTTTGTTAAGAGAATCAGACTTGTATTGAGTAAGCACATAAATTTTTCGTAAGCCTGAATTTAAGCAATTGGATAAAGTGAAATCAATTATTCGATATTTACCTCCAAATGGCACGGATGGTTTTGTCCTATCTTTAGTTAACGGGAACAATCTCTCGCCTTGTCCACCTGCAAGTATCATTGTTAATGTTTTCCTTAAAATACTTGACCCTGTATAAATCATTTTTGACTCTTTGTTTGTTGACATATCAATATATCTATTATAAAATTTATTGGCAATTGAATTTGTGCACTTTGGATTATGAAATTGTTAAGCTTATTTTTGTTCATCTTATTAGCTAAAAAATATAAATAAAGTGAAACAAAAAACTGCTTTATTGCTTGGACTGTTATTTCTAACTATCGGCGCAATTGCTGCGATCATAATAATAGCAAATTATTCTGCTATTTTACATAAAGCTGAAAATTATGTTTCTAAAAACTATTTGTTAAAAAGCTTTGATGAGAAACTTTTGTCGGATTATTACTTGCCTGAACAATATGATTTAGATGTGTTGCACTATACTATACAATTAGATCTTTTTCCTGAACAAAAAAGTATTCGTGGAAAAATTACAATAAAAAGTCTCCTTAAAAAGGCATCTAATGAAGTCTATTTAAATTTTTATGATAATCTTGAAATAGAAAAAGTGCTTTTGAACAACAACTCAATAAATTTTAAGCGAGATAAGTTTCACTTAAAACTTTTTTCCTCAAGTTTGCTTAAAGATACTATTACTATTTACATAGAGTATTCTGGTAAACCAAAGAGTTTGGGATTTGGCTCATTTGAATTTGGTGAGGAGTCCGGGAAAAGTGTGATTTATACTCTAAATGAACCGGTTTTTGCTTCAACATGGCTGCCATGTAATGATTTGCCGACAGATAAGGCATATACTGACTTGTTTATTACTAACGACACTCCAAATGTCTCTGTTTCAAATGGCATTCTTATTGACCAAAGCGTTAACGGCAGTAGGAAAACATTTCACTGGAGAACATTATATCCAATCTCTACTTATTTAATTGCAATTTATTCAGCTCCATATAAAAGTTTTACTGATAAATTTATAACAGAAAATGGTAAAGTTTTGCCGCTTGTTTATTATGTTACTCCTGAAAAATTAAAAAATGCTAAAATAGATTTTGAAGAACATCCTCAGTACCTAAATTTTTTCACAAAAACATTTGGCGAGTACCCATTCATTAAAGAAAAATATGGAGTAGCAGAATTTTTATGGAATTACGGTGCAATGGAACATCAGACAATAACTGGGATTGGCTCTAAGTTTATTACCGGTAAAAAATTTTTTTCAGATATGTTAGTTCACGAATTAGCACACCAATGGTGGGGTGATGCAGTAACTCCCAAAACGTGGGACGATATTTGGCTTAATGAAGGATTTGCAACTTATTCAGAAGCGCTCTATTGGGAAAATTATGCTGGTAAAGATGCACTTATTTCTACAATGCAAAGTTTTTCTGGCAATTTTGATTCCGGGACACTTTATCACCCATTCGATAATATCTTTAATAGAATGGTCTACGATAAAGGTGCGTGGGTGTTGCATATGCTGAGAGGTGAAGTTGGAGACTCAGCTTTTTTTCATATTCTAAAAACTTATTATTACGAGTACAGATATAAAAATGCATCAACAAGAGATTTCGAGGACGTTTGTGAGAAAATCTCAGGCAAGAATCTTGATTATTTTTTTTACCAGTGGATTTACAAAGGCGTGGGAATTCCAAATATTGTTTATAAATGGGGAATAAGCTCTGCAGACAGCAAGTACTTAATTTGGGTAAAAATTTCTCAAATACAAAAGTCATTTAGTATATTTAAATTTCCTTTAGTAATTAGGTTTTATTTTGATGAGAATAATTTTAATGACGAGAAATTTTACATAACTACAAGAGATACAGTAGTTCAATTCAAAGCTCCACAATACGTAAAAAATATAAGGCTAAACCCAGAAAATTGGCTATTAGCAGTCATAAAACAAGAAAAACAAAAATAATTTTCGGATATTTGTTTAAGTAGACAAAAAGTTATTTTAACTGTTTGAGTGAGATTAAAACATATTTTTTTATATCAGATATACATCTGGGACTGCAACAAACCGAAATAGAAAAAGTCAAAGAAAATTTGCTGGTCAACTTTTTAAGATTTGCCAAAAAAAATTGTGACGAGCTTTTTATTCTTGGTGATTTGTTTGATTATTGGTTTGAATATAAGAGGGTAATACAAAAAGGTTTTTATAAAACTATCACTGCTTTAAAGGAACTTTCTGAAGAGGGCATTATAATTCATTATCTTATTGGAAATCATGATTTTTTACACAGAGATTTTTTTACCAAAGAAATTGGCATTAAACTTTATGAAAATGATTTTACAATTACTCTAAATCAAAAAAAGTTTTATTTAGGTCACGGCGATGATTTGGTTACAAATGATGTAGGGTATAAGATTTTAAAAAAAATTTTGAGAAATAAATTTCTTCAAAGGATTTATTCATTAATTCACCCTGACTTAGGCATAAAAATAGCAAGCTCTACAAGCAAGAAGAGCAGAAATTATACTAAAACAAAAAACTTTGGCGAGGTTGACGGCTTGCTTGAAGCAGCAAAAAAAATGATTGATGATGGTGTTGATTATGTTATTTTAGGTCATTCACATCAGAGAGAATTTGTAAATTATAAAAATGGCTATTACATAAACTTAGGTTCTTGGATTGAAAAACCATGTTATGGTAAATTTAAAGATAGTTTCGAAATTATTGAATGGGACTTAAATGGCCGGCTACAAACCTAAAAAGAACGCTTCTAAACGTAAAAAACATTACAAATTTTTTTTACTGTTAATATTGCTTATCGTCATTTTACTTGGATGGTTTGCTAATTATGTTTTTTCTGGTTTGCCTTCATTGGAAGAGCTGGAAAATCCAAAACCACAGCTTGCCTCTACGGTTTATAGTGCTGATGGAGAAATAGTAGGTCAATTTTTTAGACAAAACAGGGTTGAGGTCAGCATCGATAGCATACCACCTTATGTTGTGAATGCACTTATTGCAACAGAGGACAGAAAGTTTTACAAACACTGGGGAGTAGACCTTCAAAGGTTTATTCAAGCAATGATAAAAAACATCTTCTTATTTAGAAGAGAAGGTGCTTCAACAATTACACAGCAATTAGCAAAAAATTTATATGACCTAAAAGTAAAAAATGAAACCATTTTTGACACAATTGTTAGAAAAATTAGAGAGTGGATAACTGCTATTCAAATTGAAAAAACATATACTAAGCGAGAAATACTTGAGATGTATTTTAACATTTCGTGGTTCGGTCACGGTGCTTACGGAATTGAAACTGCCTCAAGGGTTTATTTCGATAAAGATGTCAGTGAACTTACCATTAACGATGCGGGTGTTCTTGTAGCTTTGCTTAAATCTGCTTACTACTATGATCCATTTGAACGCTACGATAATGCGCTAAGGAGGCGAAATTTAGTCCTTAGTAACATGGTGGATGCTGGTTTCTTAAGCGAAAAGGAATATATGAAATTGCGGACGGAGCCAATAAAACTATCTAATAAGAGAATACAAGAAGGAATTAGTGGGAAATTAGCTCCACATTTTCTCGAATATGTTCGTCAACAAATGACAAAACTTTCTCAAAAATATGGTTTTGATCTTTACAGCGATGGTCTGAATATTTACACCACCTTAGATTCTAAGATGCAACAGATAGCAAATAATGCCGTTAAAGAGCATCTTGATCCATTTCAAAAAGAATTTGATAAAAGATGGAACTGGGCACAGTACAGCGATATATTAAAAGAAATTGTCGACATCGCTATAAAAAAACGACCTGAGTATAAAAATGCATCAACACCTGAAGAACAAAAAGAAGTCTATAACAGCTTTTTACACAACAAAGTATTTATCGATTCAGTTAAAAACGAAGAACAAAAAATTGAAGTTGGGTTTGTTTGTTTGGATACTAAAACCGGCGCAATAAAAGCGATGATAGGGGGTAGGAATCAAAATTTTGCATACGGTCTTAATCACGTTACACAAATAAGAAGGCAGCCCGGTTCAGCTTTTAAACCAATAGTTTACACAGTAGCAATCGATAATGGTTTGTATCCAGCATATCCAATTCTAAATCAGCCATTTGATTACAACGGATGGAGTCCACAAAATTTTGATAAGTCAACTGGTGGATTTATGACTCTTCGGCAGGCATTAGCTAATTCGGTTAATATAGTAAGCGCAAGATTAATTATTGAAGGCCATGCAGAACTTTGGAAAATAGGCAGATTTGCAGAAAAGATGGGTATTAAGAGTCCATTAGATTTAGTTCCTTCAATTGTACTTGGCACCTCCCTTGTTTCACCTTTGGAAATGGCATCTGCATTTGCTACTCTTGGCAATAAGGGAATTTATAATGAACCAATATCAATTACTAAAATTGAAGATAAAAATGGAATTACTATCGCTACCTTTAACTCCCTTGCTAGCGAAGCAATACCTGAAGAGACTGCTTATATTGTTACAGACATGATGCGTTCGGTTATTGATGAAGGTACTGGTATCAGAGCAAGGTTAACATATAACTTTCAACGACCTGCTGCAGGAAAAACAGGTACAACTCAAGATTTTGGTGATGCTTGGTTCATTGGATTTACACCACAATTAACAGCGGCTGTTTGGGTTGGATTCGATGACCGCAGAGTTTCTTTTACTGGACAATATGGACAAGGCTCTAGAGCTGCATTGCCAATCTGGGCAATTTTTATGCATGATGTTTATGAAAAATTAAACTTGCCACTTGAAGATTTTACTCCACCTGCAAGTGGTAATGTTGTGACTGCCAAGTTTTGTAAGGAAAGCATTTTTGAATACGGAAATCCTAAACTTTATTCACCCGATTGCAGTTCCGGGGTCTATACTGATATTATAAATATTAGAGATTTGCCATCAACGTTTAATAAATACACTGATAGAAATGTAAAAGTTTTTGATAAATATATGGTTAATGATACAACACACCATGCTGTAGAGCTGAAGTGATTTTGTAATGAGAAAGTACTTATTTATTTTTGTCTAACTAAAAAACAAATGAGCCCGGATGGTGAAATTGGCAAACACGCTAGGTTCAGGGTCTAGTGCCGGCAACGGCTTGGGGGTTCAAGTCCCCCTCCGGGCACTCAGTTAATTAGAATAAAAAAGATTGTATCTTGTAAATACCTGCTTTAGCCCTCTTTATTTCGGCTTAAAATCTGCTTCATAAAGCTTTTTCTTAAACTAACTAAAGTAATTTTTTCTTATTGTTGTTGAACGTTATATTTAAAATCATTTTTAATTTTACTTTTGTATGACTTCAATAGTCAATTATGAATCTGCATATAACACAGCTGTTAAATTCACTTCTTCCCATTATGAAAACTTTCCAGTAATCTCTTTGTTTATTCCACCGACACTAAGAAAACACATTGCAGTTA
This window encodes:
- the glgC gene encoding glucose-1-phosphate adenylyltransferase, producing MIYTGSSILRKTLTMILAGGQGERLFPLTKDRTKPSVPFGGKYRIIDFTLSNCLNSGLRKIYVLTQYKSDSLNKHLYEAWNIFNPELNEFIYSVPPQFKISNNWYLGTANAIHQNLNLIEDEPYEWVLLLSGDHIYKMDYLKMIQYHIEKKAHLTISAIDIPKEQANRFGVIEIDEQFKIKSFVEKPSNPPTIPNNPNSSFVNMGIYVFSADIIKEVLLKMEANKIKNHDFGKDVIPYMIKNNYDIFAYKFVDENKKDTPYWVDVGTIDSYYAASMDLISVNPHFNLYDNEWPLRTKQLQYPPAKTVSHEGERVGRAFNSLISDGTIISGGLVERSIVGFNVRVNSYTYVTDSIIMDNCKIGRHSRIRRTIIDKNVNIPEGTEIGFDIEADRKRFTVSETGIVVIPKNYVFNSK
- the nuoB gene encoding NADH-quinone oxidoreductase subunit NuoB — protein: MGLLDKEFSEDNIVIAKVEDLMNWARLSSIWQLGFGLACCAIEMMATSASHYDFDRFGVMPRNTPRQADAIIISGTVTLKMALRIKRLYEQMPDPKYIISMGSCSNCGGPYWEHGYHVLKGVDRVIPVDVYVPGCPPRPEALLEGLLKLQEKIRNESLRKKSA
- the uvrC gene encoding excinuclease ABC subunit UvrC, whose amino-acid sequence is MNEIIQNKLDNLPHLPGVYLFKNEKGKVIYVGKAKSLKNRVKSYFQSKVESPKTAALVSKIEDFELIVTDNEIEALVLENNLIKEYKPRYNVNLKDDKSFPYIRVTNEPFPRIFSTREVVKDGSKYFGPYTNVREMKSSLRMINQIFKIRSCNYDINEETIRKKKFKVCLDYHIKKCDGPCEGLVSQKSYNDMVNQVIKVLRGKTDDLIDELKIQMGLFSERLDFEKAAELRDKIEQLQIYSSKQKVVTNDFNDKDIISAAFEGKDVAATILNIRNGKLVGKKQLNLSCELNEELNQIYYAIIKFYYNDLVEVPQEIVIETEPLDSESLIEWLNKRAVKKCRFVIPQRQSEAMSLLSMCKQNAILQLKEIQLQRMKREGSVPYVLSALQRDLHLKNLPRKIECFDISNLQGTDSVASMVVFEDAKPKKSLYRKFIIKTVDGPNDFASMHEVITRRYLKLTEEKQKMPDLIMVDGGKGQLSTAIKALNELGLKNYEIIGLAKRLEEVYLPEHPEPQSIPKTSSSLKLLQHIRDEAHRFAITFHRLRRNKRTFTTELTQIKGIGPKLAQKLLSAFNSIEEIKTADEERLASIIGQSKAQLVKDFFSEEIKNN
- a CDS encoding NADH-quinone oxidoreductase subunit A, whose translation is MLTEFGKIFVFILLAIIFVIIAILFAKLIRPNRKTFEKLKIYECGEDSKGSPWVRFNIRFYVVALIFLIFDVEVVLLFPWALSYKEYGIYGFLAGLIFLLILGLGMAYEWRKGDLEWARPKIVPPKLKKLADNNKETNIQLESN
- a CDS encoding M1 family metallopeptidase: MKQKTALLLGLLFLTIGAIAAIIIIANYSAILHKAENYVSKNYLLKSFDEKLLSDYYLPEQYDLDVLHYTIQLDLFPEQKSIRGKITIKSLLKKASNEVYLNFYDNLEIEKVLLNNNSINFKRDKFHLKLFSSSLLKDTITIYIEYSGKPKSLGFGSFEFGEESGKSVIYTLNEPVFASTWLPCNDLPTDKAYTDLFITNDTPNVSVSNGILIDQSVNGSRKTFHWRTLYPISTYLIAIYSAPYKSFTDKFITENGKVLPLVYYVTPEKLKNAKIDFEEHPQYLNFFTKTFGEYPFIKEKYGVAEFLWNYGAMEHQTITGIGSKFITGKKFFSDMLVHELAHQWWGDAVTPKTWDDIWLNEGFATYSEALYWENYAGKDALISTMQSFSGNFDSGTLYHPFDNIFNRMVYDKGAWVLHMLRGEVGDSAFFHILKTYYYEYRYKNASTRDFEDVCEKISGKNLDYFFYQWIYKGVGIPNIVYKWGISSADSKYLIWVKISQIQKSFSIFKFPLVIRFYFDENNFNDEKFYITTRDTVVQFKAPQYVKNIRLNPENWLLAVIKQEKQK
- a CDS encoding SPOR domain-containing protein; its protein translation is MKIRLTILIIFVQFVTHSSILPQKWLNVLESSGQTVSIDTSNLKLVDNKISVLFRTHYKEPQKFSTFNEKVSIVKTQVLFNAESQKYTVIGNLYYDQKSKILGESNVPLYAISSTNFSVPINKNPLMALIYNKCLSSLKSSLPRINLNTDSLNIIAEKYLSSDSTLFVTRRDTLTSSVKDTAEVASTKEELLQNTISENKDKFNKINTLDTSNDAVNKFNNQEILAKDKYQTDSVIVPTYTAAQPIQENYDSKNESNIEGNIFTDGRLYCFQVSSWRNLRKAEQEVSKLKKEGHNAFVEEAEIPHRGKWYRVRIGFFHSLNDVQLYIKSMKK
- a CDS encoding NADH-quinone oxidoreductase subunit C, which produces MKTPEEIYELLKKEFGEAILTLDKALPVEPIVLVDPLQIHKVALFLRDNEELKFDSLMCLSGVDDANGERVKDEDGTESIKGGTLSVYYHLYSIPLKHKITLKVSTSRENPEVESVESVWKTADWHEREAFDLIGIRFLHHPDLRRILMPYDWEAGHPLRKDYKNPEFYQGMKVPY
- the msrB gene encoding peptide-methionine (R)-S-oxide reductase MsrB, which translates into the protein MKTKVVILILSAIVLIIFTALLFNKSSVSQHGNHLTADSIKSKGRGNETMKYKVVKSDEEWKRQLTPEQYHVLREKGTERPFSGKYYKLNEKGIYVCAACGNELFDSDTKFDAGCGWPSYFKPISDNAVVYQKDTSFGMIRTEVLCAKCGSHLGHVFDDGPEPTGLRYCINSVALEFEKTDTAKQTKQEIKK